A region of the Bacteroidota bacterium genome:
TTCAGGCCGAACACCACCATGGGTTCTAACGATAATCATATCGTCACTTTCCACTAAATTGTGGGTTTGACCTAGTTCTCCGTTAAATGTGACTGCCCGGTTCATGTTGTTTACAGAAGCATCTAAATGGTAATGTTGTGGTAATTCCTTTAATAAAATTCGGTAAAAGGTTTGGCATACCATTCACGGTTTTCCGTGAATTTGAAAATTTTAACATTTTTTTGGGGGGTAGATGTACATGTATCGTAAAATCGGCTAACCGCTTATTGCCTTTTCAATATTATTAATAATCGCTTAACATCTAAATGGTTTTTGAAGATGTCATTTTTTATAAGCAAATAAAATATTTCTTCGGTTTGGAGATTATTAAGTTTTTGATATTTTTACCCGATTAACCTTAAAAACAATTATTATGTTCTCATTTTTTTCCCGCGAATCGGATTATTCGATTGTGCCCGGATGGGCAACCTTTTTCAAACCAAATGAATACACTGCTTTCCTCGCCGCCCTGGATAGTTATTTCAAATCAAAAAAAATGGATTATGATTTGGGTGATGAAGTAGTTACAATTAAAAATAATAAAGCCTTATCCGGCTCATTGGGATTAAGCAATGTATCGCGAGCGTGTAAACAACAAAAAATAAAAAAGTACAACAAAATTGTTACTGATTATTTTGATGCTTTATTGCGGGCAGCAACAACTCAAAAAAAATTTAATACCACAGCCCTTGATTTTGAATCAGTTAAATCACATATTGCTGTCCGATTATATCATAAAAATTACATCAAACAAACCGGTGAACTTCTCGTGTTAACTAAACCTTTTTGTGGTGATATTGTTGCAATGCTGGTTTTTGATATGCCTGATAGTATTATTAATGTTCAACCACATTTTTTAGAAAAATGGAATAAATCATTTGATGAAGTATTTAAACTGGGAATGGAAAATGTAAATGCAAAAACAAAACATTCACCCAAACAAATTCAATTAGGAGAAATTATCATCCATCAGGTAACAGCCACACACTTTTTTAGCCCGAACATAATTTATCAATTTGAAAATTACCCGGAATTACTGGGTAAGTATGGAACACTTTTTTCCATTCCTAACCGCCACTCGGTGCTGCTTCATCCAATAAACAACAGAAGCATGGTAATGACTACAAAAGTGTTGATACAGGCAACGCTGGGCGCTCACAGTCAAGGCCCCGGGCCAATCAGCAATAATTTATTTTGGATGTATAATAATGATATCACACAAATCCCATTTGATATAGATGATAAAAACATCACACTTAATCCGCCAGAAAATTTTCAATTGATTTTGGCACCACTATTTTATTGAAATAATTTCTAAACACCACAAAAAAATAATCCTTGTCTTTTAGTTAAGACAAGGATTTATTTTAAATGAAATGATATAACTTTTATTTATGCTTCATCTTTCGATAGCATATCCATAATTTCCTGACTAACACCAACTGAACTGAAACCACCATCGTGATATAAATTCTGCATGGTAATCATACGACTTAAATCGCTGAACATGAATACACAATAATCGGCACAGGCATCAGCGCTTGCATTGCCTAAAGGTGAAAGGCTGTTGGCATAATTAAAAAATGCATCAAAACCTTTTACGCCACTTCCTGCAGTAGTCCAGGTTGGTGATTGCGAGATAGTATTTACCCTTACTTTTCTGAATTTACCATAGTGGTAACCAAAACTGCGGCCTATACTTTCTAAGGTTGCTTTAGCCTCAGCCATATCGCTATAACTTGGGAATGTACGTTGAGCAGCGATGTAGGTTAATCCTAATACACTACCCCATTCACTGATAGCATCTTTTTTATAAGCAGATTGTAATACTTTGTGAAATGAAACAGCTGAAACATCAAGTGTTTTCATCAAAAACTCATAACTTAAATCTGTATAAGCACGATTTTTACGCACGTTCGGACTCATGCCGATTGAGTGTAAAATAAAATCTATTTTACCGCCTAACACTTCTACTGAACGGTCAATCAGTTTTTCCAGATCTTCAATACTGGTTGCGTCAGCAGGTATTATTTCAGTTTTACATTTTTCAGCTAATTGATTAATTGCACCCATACGCATTGCAATTGGTGCATTGGTTAAGGTGAAAGTAGCACCTTCTTCAAAACATTTTTCGGCAACTTTCCATGCAATTGAACTTTCATCTAAGGCACCGAAAATAATTCCTCTTTTTCCTTTTAATAATTGATGAGCCATATTAGTGGTTTTTAGTGATTGTAACGTCGCGAAAATACAAAGTTTTCCTTTGCTTAATCCTTAATTTTAATGCGATTCTTCTTTTTCTTCCGCTTTTCGTAAGCTAGATCCTGATACTTTTTAGTGAGCATTAAAAAGGCAGCCTGGGTTTCCTCTTTGCTGGAAGGCGTGTCAGAAATGCTATAACTACCCTTTTGCGAGATATCTGTCAGTTTGTTTTTTTTGAAGATATACCTTCCTGTATAAGTAACTTTTATCGTGTCGGAATTTACCGGCGGCGTAGCATTCGCATTATATAATCGTTGATATTCATTTATCAGACTAATGGAATCGTTCCAATAATAATATTCACGGCGAACATCCCCGAAATTAAAACCGAAAAAGGTTTCTATCTTATACAAGGAGTCGTTTTTAAAGTAAGCCTTAAAAGTGGCACCCTTTTCAGGCATTGCCTGCACAAAAGTGGAATCGGCAATCAAAACGTAGTAATGGCTACGCGGCTTTTTGGTGTTTTGCGCTTCAGCTGAACTAATCAGCGAAACGGCTAAAAGCATAATGAAGAGTTTTTTAAGCATAAGTTGAAAAACAAAGTTAGCAGATAAATTGTTATCAAAACGTAATTTTGCCCAATGGCACTAACCCGAACAAATAACTCAGGTGAAAAACCACTCATCAAAAACCCTGCTATAATTGTAGTAAATTTTTTGCTGGTTGGTATTGTAGTGCTTTTTTTAGCCTTTTCTTATGGTTATTTTGCCTTCAAAAATGAGGACTGGATTGCATTTCGGCTGCCAAGGGTGTTTTGGCTCAGCACCTTATTTATTATTCTGGTAAGCGTGCTTTTGCGCAAAACAGTGCATTTTTATGATAAAGACAATGCCTTAAAATTGCGGATTCACGTGGGTATTGCCCTTATTTTTGCAACTGCTTTTGTAGTTTGCCAATGGATAGGCTGGCAGCAATTACATAGCCGGAATCTTCATCTTGACACCTCAACCAGTGTTTCATATATATACCTACTAACCGGTTTGCATGCCATTCACGTTTTGGTAGGGATGGTTTTTTTAATAACCGCATTTTTCCGCGTTTATAAACATACCGGAAGCCAGGTGAATGCGCTAATTTATTTTTCGGACCCAATTAGAAGAAGTCGTTTTAAAATGTTGGCTACCTACTGGCATACTATCGATTTATTGTGGGTGTATTTGTTTCTTGCGTTTTTATACAATCACACCTAAGTTATTTAAATGGCATAAAAAAACCCCTCCGGTATCACCCGAAGAGGTTTGTTTCACTCCTTAACCAACTATATAAAAAATTACTCGTCTTTTTTTATCGTGTTTGCGTTGCAGTTTTGCTTTCGCTTCTGCTTTGCTACCGGATTTTGCTTTCACTTCTGCTTTATGCGCTTTTACTTTTTCTTTATCGGTAGTTGTTTGCGCATCATGATGTTCTTTTACGGCTGCTTTCGCTTCGCCTTTAGTTTCGTATTTACCTTTTAACTCATCTTTATGTTTTGCAGCAATTGCTCTTTTTGAAGGAGTAGCGGCTTTTTTAGCAACCGGTTTTTTTTCGGCTTTTTGGTTTACTACTGCAGCTTTACTTTTTTCGGTAGTTGCAGCTTTCACCTTTTCTTTCTTTTCACCTGCTACTTTCGAATCGCCACTTGCTGTTTGAGCAAACATGTTGGTAGATAAAACCATCATCGCGATTGTCATCATTACCATTATCTTTTTCATAATTTTAAGTTTTAGTAGTTAATCAATTATTTGATACATGAAATACGAATACCGTGCCAAACTGGTATCATTATAACGCATGATACCCCATTTAAAACAGCAAAATCAATTATAACATCTTGAAATTCAACATTTTATAAATTTTCATCGATTTATCAATTTCTGTTTATACTTTTGCGCTCAACATAAACGGGATGTAGCTCAGCCCGGTAGAGCACACGTCTGGGGGGCGTGGGGTCGCAAGTTCGAATCTTGTCATCCCGACACGTATTTTAGCTGCTTACCGGCAGCTATTTTTATTTACCTTCCGTTAATGTGTATTAAATTACCCAAACCATAGCTGAAGGCATACTAAATTTACCTCAGTTTTGGTTTATAACTCGATTAATTAAACAATATGCAGTTTGTATACCCGGCATTTTTATTTGGATTAGCAGCACTGGCAATTCCGGTTATTATACACCTGTTTAATTTTCGCAGGTTTAAAACGGTTTATTTTACTAATGTTCGGTTTCTTAAAAACATACAGGAAGAAACTGCAACAAAAAGTAAACTGAAACATTTGTTTATTTTATTATCCCGTTTACTGGCAATTGCTTTTTTGGTTTTTGCATTTGCACAACCTTTTATTCCTTCTAACCAATCGGCAAAAACTACTGCACATCGTGCTGTAAGTATTTACATTGACAACAGCTTTAGTATGGAGGCTGTTAATAATGATGAACAATTATTAAATATTGCTAAACGCAAAGCGGAAGAAATTGTACAGGGATATACAGTTGATGATAAATTTCAATTGCTTACAAACGACATGGAAGCAAAACATCAGCGACTGGTAAGTAAAGATGAAATGTTGCAGATGATAGCGCAGGTGCAACGAACACCTGAAGTGCGCAATATGGATGAAATTTTTAAACGCCAGAAAGATATTTTAAATCGCGAAGATGCCGGAACACAAAAGTTGATTTACAGTTTAAGCGATTTTCAAAAAAATGCCGGTGGCTTCGAAAATGATACCACCTTTAATATTAACCTCGTTCCACTTAAAAGTAACGAACAGCGCAACCTTACTGTTGATTCTGTTTGGTTTGCTACACCGGTTCAAATTTTAAATCAGCCATTACAACTTTGTTATACAATAAGTAATTACGGCAGTGAAGAAATAACCAACGCGCCGGTTTCTTTAAAATTAAATGAACAAATTAAATCTATCGCCGACATTACGGTTGGAGCTTATAGTAAAATTACTGATACCATGTCGTTCACACTTACTGAACCGGGCTGGTATAATGGCGAATTGAGCGTAAAAGATTATCCGGTAACTTTTGATGATGTATTATATTTTACTTTTAAACCGGTAAGTCAGATTCCGGTAATTACCATTAATGGAAATGCTGAAAATCCATTTTTAAAATCACTGATCGGGAAAAATAATTTCTTCGCAACAACTAATAATGCTGTTACACAAATTGATTTTAATGCTTTAGATAAATTTGATTTAATTATTTTAAATGAAGTAAAATCTATTTCCGGAGGTTTATCCGCAGCATTAAATCAACAATTGGAACGCGGTTGTAATATTATTATCTTCCCCGCAATTGATATGGATTTAAATTCTGTAAATGCATTTTTGCAAAGTAACAGTGTTGGCACATATGGCAATCTCCAAAAAAGAAACAGAAACGTGATTGCCATTAATACGAAAAATCCTGTTTTTACCGATGTATTTGAAAAAATACCTAAAAACTTATCGCTCCCTTATGCTGCCCAAAGTTTTGAAATAAATGCCTATGCCCAAACCATAGAAGAAATGGTAATGGAATTTGGCGACCACAGGCCAATGGTTGCCGGATATCCTGTTAAGCAGGGAACGATTTACCTTTCTGCTGTGCCACTCGATCGTGAAATAACTGATTTGCCCGTGCAGGCGAGTTTATTTGCACCAATGATGTATAAAATTGCTGTCAGCACACAAAAAGAAGCATCATTATATGCCACAATCGGCGATACAAAATGGCTGGAGCTACCGGGTATCAATTTGAGCGGTGATGCCACTTTAAAAGTGAAAAGTGCAGACAATGAATTTATACCTGAAATCAGAAAAACCGGCAACCGAACTGCTGTTAACCTAAGCGCCTATACAAATACAGCCGGAACTTATGCCATTGAAACTGCAGGAAATGCAATACCGCAAACAGGTCAAACCCTGGCTTTAAATTACGACAGAAGTGAGTCAGACCTGAGTTTCGAATCAGAGGAAAGCCTGAAAACACTTTACAATGCTAAGAACATCACTATTTTAGATAATACCGGCAGAAACTTTGCAAACGTTGTTACACAGATGAGCATTGGGACACCGCTATGGAAATTTTGTATTATATTTGTGCTGATATTCCTTGCGGCGGAGATCCTGTTAATCCGTTTTTTGCCGTAGTAAAAATCAACTATGCATTGCATCATTCAGGGAGTAAAGATTATAGACCCAACCTCACCTCATCATCTTTCAGTTAAATCTATTCGTATTCATAACGGTGTAATTGCCGAAATTGCTGATGTTATCACCAACAGCGATGCCGAGGTTTACGATTATTCCGGAAATTGTATTTCACCCGGATGGGTTGATATGCTGGCCGCTTTTGGCGACCCGGGTCATGAATACAAAGAAACAATAGCTACCGGAACAGCCGCTGCAGCTGCCGGTGGATTTACAACGGTTTGTTTAATGCCCAATACAGAGCCGGCATTACACAGTAAAGCTGAAATAGAATACGTTATAAATAAATCGGCTGCATCACCGGTTACTGTTTTACCTTATGGCGCAATTACCAAAAACAGAGAAGGTAAAGAACTAACTGAAATTTACGACATGCATTATGCCGGAGCAGTTGGTTTTACTGATGCTGATGTTGCTATTCGCGATACCGGAATTATGTTGCGCAGTCTGCAATATGTTAAACCATTTAATGGCGTAATTATAAATATTCCCAACGATCATAAAATTGTTGGAAATGCAAATGTGAATGAAGGGGTAATGAGCGTGCAGCTCGGTATGTATGGTATTCCGGATGTGTTGGAAGAATTAATGGTAATTCGCGATATTAAATTAGCTGAATATGCTGATTCAAATGTGCACCTCGGGGTAATTTCTTCAGCAAAATCGTTACCTCATATTCGCGATGCTAAAAAGCGTGGAATAAAAATTACAGCGGGTATTGCTGCTTATCAGATTTATTTCGACGAATCGGTTTTACATGATTACGATACTAAATTCAAAGTGAATCCACCACTTCGAACAAAAGAAGATATAACGGCGTTAATAAGTGCTATGCAAGATGGAACTATTGATGTAGTTTGCAGTTATCATTTGCCACATGAAAATGACGCAAAAGAAATTGAATTCGAATACGCTGCTTTTGGAATGGAAAGTTTGGAAGCTACTTTTGGTGCTGTGAATTATGCAGTCGGTAATGCTGTTTCAACTGAAACATTAATCACCATGCTGGCAATTAATCCGCGCAAAATTTTACAACTGCCTGTGCCATCAGTTAAACAAGATGGGTTGGCAGAATTAACCATTTTTAATGAAAGTGAAATTGCAGATTTTGCCGATTCTAATATTAAGTCGCGTTCACACAATACAGCTTTTATCGGAAAAAAGATGAAAGGTAAACCGCTGGCAATTATTAATAACAATCAATTTAAAGCTATATAATTTGGAAAATACCAATACGGATTCGGTAGAAAAAACGGGCTCCCGTAAACCAATCGTAGTGCGCAATGGTATTGTGTTGTCGCTCATATTAATGGGTATTTTACTCACAGTACATTTTTTTGATGTGGGTTATATGAACGAGCGCATTGCCTTGGGTAATATGGTATTGTTGTTGGTTGCTATTATTGTAACCCAACTGGAAGTGCGGGATAAAATTTTCAAAGGTATTTTACCTTTCGACCGTGCTTTTGGAACTGCCATGATGGTAGTTTTGATTGTAACAGCAATATTTTCGATATTTACATTAATATTTTATTTGACTATCGGAAAAGAGTTGCTTGGGCAAATGCGGGAAATTGCAGAAAATTCGTTGCGTGCTGATGGTAAAACAGAGGAAGAAATAAAAGAATCGATGCAATTTACCAATCATAGTTTTACGCCAATTGGAACATTTGTTATGTCGTTGATCGGCATGTTGTTTTTTGGCACAATCAGCGCTTTAATTGCATCATTATTTACTCAAAGAAGAGCATAATGCAGATATCGGTTGTAATACCATTATTAAACGAAGAGGAAAGTTTACCTGAATTAACACAGTGGATTCATCGTGTTATGACGGATAATAATTTTTCGTACGAAATCATTTTTGTTGATGATGGCAGTCGCGATAAGTCATGGCAGATTATTGGTGAATTGCACAATCAATTTCCTGCTGTAAAAGGGTTAAAATTCAGACGTAATTATGGCAAATCTGCAGCATTAAACGAAGGTTTTTCTGTGGCTCAAGGGGATGTAGTAATTACTATGGATGCCGATATGCAGGATAGTCCTGACGAAATTCCGGAATTGTATAAAATGATTATGGTCGATGGACTTGATTTGGTAAGCGGATGGAAAAAACGTCGCCATGACCCAATTTCAAAAACTATTCCTTCGAAATTTTTTAACTGGACAACCTCACAAATAACCGGAATTAAATTACACGATTTTAACTGCGGATTAAAAGCATATAAAAAAGACCTGGTAAAGAGTATTGAGGTTTATGGCGAAATGCATCGTTATATTCCGCAAATAGCAAAAACTGCAGGTTTTTATAAAATAGGAGAGAAGGTTGTAGAACACCGCGCGCGTAAATACGGGCAATCTAAATTTGGATGGGAGCGATTTATGAAAGGTTTTTTAGACCTTACATCCATAATGTTTGTTTCAAAATTCGGAAAAAAACCGATGCACCTTTTTGGCACCATGGGTTTTTTATCATTTTTAGTCGGTGGTATTATTACCATCTGGCTGATTATTGAAAAATTGTTAAAAATGAACTCCGGTGAAAAGTACCGACAAATTACCGACCAGCCGTTATTTTATATCGCATTAGTTGCTATTATTGTTGGCGTGCAATTATTTGTTGCCGGATTTTTAGGTGAACTCATTTCACGAAATTCACCGGATAGAAATACTTATCAGGTAGACCAACAGATTGGTATCGCATGAAAATTGTTTTACTTGGAACAGTTTGGCCGTATCGCGGTGGTTTGGCATCTTTTAATGAACGTTTACTCAAAGAATTTCAGGATAATGGTCACGAGGTAAATGCAATTACATTTACGTTACAATATCCCAATATTTTATTCCCCGGTAAAACACAATATTCAACTTCCCCGGCACCTGCAAATTTAAAAATTGAACGCACTGTAAATTCCGTAAATCCGCTTAATTGGATTAAAGTCGGCAAGCAAATTCAAAAACAAGCTCCTGATATTTTAATTATTAAATACTGGATGCCATTTATGGCCCCGTGTTTTGGTACCATTGCAAAAATTGCCAAAAAAAATAAAAAAACGAAGGTGATTTGTATCGCAGATAATATCATTCCGCACGAACAAAAGTTTTACGACCAACGATTTACAAGATATTTTATTAATCAATGCGACAAGTTTGTGGTGATGAGTGCAAGTGTGTTAAAAGACCTTACGCAATTTGACCGCACTAAAATGCGTGCAACAAACCCACACCCGTTATTCGATAATTTTGGTGAAAAGGTGAGTAAATCTGCTGCTTGCACTAAATTAAATCTTGCCCCAAATAAAAACTATATTTTATTTTTTGGATTTATTAGAGATTATAAAGGCCTCGATTTATTATTACAGGCAATGCCACAAATTAAATCGGATGTTGAATTAATTATTGCGGGCGAATATTATACCGATGATAAACCTTATCAGGAATTAATTGAAAAATATCAATTACAATCACGTGTTCATCAGTTTAATCATTTTATTGCCGATGAAGAAGTGAAGTATTTCTTTTGTGCTGCGGATATGGTGGTGCAACCCTATAAACATGCTACACAAAGTGGCGTAACACAAATTGCCTATCATTTTGAATTACCGATGTTGGTTACTAATGTTGGCGGGTTGCCGGAGATGGTTCCGGATTATAAAGTAGGCTATGTTACTGAGGTGGATTCAAATGCAATAGCTTCTGCCATTGATGATTTTTATTTACATCAACGTGCAGCACAATTTATCGAAAATATTAAAGCTGAAAAATTGCGTTTTGGTTGGGACAGAATGATGCAGTCGATTATTGCACTTGCTGCTACCTAATTATTTCTTCCGGTTAAAAATAAATTGCATCACAAAGTATAAAGGTAAACCACCAATGAAAATCAGAAATCCATAAAACGATGACTCACGGTCGCTGGTAATGGTGTTGTAGGTTACAAACAACAGTGTCGCAATAAATAATAATGGCACTACCGGAAAACCCTTCATTTTAAAACCATTATAATTAGCTGCAGATTTTTTTCTGAGTATAAATATTGCAGCTGCAGCGCTTGCCAAACTAATACTATCTATAAATAAAACATAGTTTACAATATTCTCAAAATCGCCGAGCAGAAATACGGATAATAACATTACAGCAATAAAAAAAGTTAGTCCGAATTGCTGAACTTGTGTTTTG
Encoded here:
- a CDS encoding DUF4199 domain-containing protein; this encodes MENTNTDSVEKTGSRKPIVVRNGIVLSLILMGILLTVHFFDVGYMNERIALGNMVLLLVAIIVTQLEVRDKIFKGILPFDRAFGTAMMVVLIVTAIFSIFTLIFYLTIGKELLGQMREIAENSLRADGKTEEEIKESMQFTNHSFTPIGTFVMSLIGMLFFGTISALIASLFTQRRA
- a CDS encoding SDR family oxidoreductase; protein product: MAHQLLKGKRGIIFGALDESSIAWKVAEKCFEEGATFTLTNAPIAMRMGAINQLAEKCKTEIIPADATSIEDLEKLIDRSVEVLGGKIDFILHSIGMSPNVRKNRAYTDLSYEFLMKTLDVSAVSFHKVLQSAYKKDAISEWGSVLGLTYIAAQRTFPSYSDMAEAKATLESIGRSFGYHYGKFRKVRVNTISQSPTWTTAGSGVKGFDAFFNYANSLSPLGNASADACADYCVFMFSDLSRMITMQNLYHDGGFSSVGVSQEIMDMLSKDEA
- the pyrC gene encoding dihydroorotase, which gives rise to MHCIIQGVKIIDPTSPHHLSVKSIRIHNGVIAEIADVITNSDAEVYDYSGNCISPGWVDMLAAFGDPGHEYKETIATGTAAAAAGGFTTVCLMPNTEPALHSKAEIEYVINKSAASPVTVLPYGAITKNREGKELTEIYDMHYAGAVGFTDADVAIRDTGIMLRSLQYVKPFNGVIINIPNDHKIVGNANVNEGVMSVQLGMYGIPDVLEELMVIRDIKLAEYADSNVHLGVISSAKSLPHIRDAKKRGIKITAGIAAYQIYFDESVLHDYDTKFKVNPPLRTKEDITALISAMQDGTIDVVCSYHLPHENDAKEIEFEYAAFGMESLEATFGAVNYAVGNAVSTETLITMLAINPRKILQLPVPSVKQDGLAELTIFNESEIADFADSNIKSRSHNTAFIGKKMKGKPLAIINNNQFKAI
- a CDS encoding BatA domain-containing protein; this translates as MQFVYPAFLFGLAALAIPVIIHLFNFRRFKTVYFTNVRFLKNIQEETATKSKLKHLFILLSRLLAIAFLVFAFAQPFIPSNQSAKTTAHRAVSIYIDNSFSMEAVNNDEQLLNIAKRKAEEIVQGYTVDDKFQLLTNDMEAKHQRLVSKDEMLQMIAQVQRTPEVRNMDEIFKRQKDILNREDAGTQKLIYSLSDFQKNAGGFENDTTFNINLVPLKSNEQRNLTVDSVWFATPVQILNQPLQLCYTISNYGSEEITNAPVSLKLNEQIKSIADITVGAYSKITDTMSFTLTEPGWYNGELSVKDYPVTFDDVLYFTFKPVSQIPVITINGNAENPFLKSLIGKNNFFATTNNAVTQIDFNALDKFDLIILNEVKSISGGLSAALNQQLERGCNIIIFPAIDMDLNSVNAFLQSNSVGTYGNLQKRNRNVIAINTKNPVFTDVFEKIPKNLSLPYAAQSFEINAYAQTIEEMVMEFGDHRPMVAGYPVKQGTIYLSAVPLDREITDLPVQASLFAPMMYKIAVSTQKEASLYATIGDTKWLELPGINLSGDATLKVKSADNEFIPEIRKTGNRTAVNLSAYTNTAGTYAIETAGNAIPQTGQTLALNYDRSESDLSFESEESLKTLYNAKNITILDNTGRNFANVVTQMSIGTPLWKFCIIFVLIFLAAEILLIRFLP
- a CDS encoding glycosyltransferase, which codes for MKIVLLGTVWPYRGGLASFNERLLKEFQDNGHEVNAITFTLQYPNILFPGKTQYSTSPAPANLKIERTVNSVNPLNWIKVGKQIQKQAPDILIIKYWMPFMAPCFGTIAKIAKKNKKTKVICIADNIIPHEQKFYDQRFTRYFINQCDKFVVMSASVLKDLTQFDRTKMRATNPHPLFDNFGEKVSKSAACTKLNLAPNKNYILFFGFIRDYKGLDLLLQAMPQIKSDVELIIAGEYYTDDKPYQELIEKYQLQSRVHQFNHFIADEEVKYFFCAADMVVQPYKHATQSGVTQIAYHFELPMLVTNVGGLPEMVPDYKVGYVTEVDSNAIASAIDDFYLHQRAAQFIENIKAEKLRFGWDRMMQSIIALAAT
- a CDS encoding glycosyltransferase family 2 protein, which produces MQISVVIPLLNEEESLPELTQWIHRVMTDNNFSYEIIFVDDGSRDKSWQIIGELHNQFPAVKGLKFRRNYGKSAALNEGFSVAQGDVVITMDADMQDSPDEIPELYKMIMVDGLDLVSGWKKRRHDPISKTIPSKFFNWTTSQITGIKLHDFNCGLKAYKKDLVKSIEVYGEMHRYIPQIAKTAGFYKIGEKVVEHRARKYGQSKFGWERFMKGFLDLTSIMFVSKFGKKPMHLFGTMGFLSFLVGGIITIWLIIEKLLKMNSGEKYRQITDQPLFYIALVAIIVGVQLFVAGFLGELISRNSPDRNTYQVDQQIGIA
- a CDS encoding cytochrome c oxidase subunit 3 produces the protein MALTRTNNSGEKPLIKNPAIIVVNFLLVGIVVLFLAFSYGYFAFKNEDWIAFRLPRVFWLSTLFIILVSVLLRKTVHFYDKDNALKLRIHVGIALIFATAFVVCQWIGWQQLHSRNLHLDTSTSVSYIYLLTGLHAIHVLVGMVFLITAFFRVYKHTGSQVNALIYFSDPIRRSRFKMLATYWHTIDLLWVYLFLAFLYNHT